The Clavelina lepadiformis chromosome 3, kaClaLepa1.1, whole genome shotgun sequence region taactATATAACCCTGAAATAACCTTGTTTTTGATGAATATAAGTCATATCAAAATGTTACataatttttcacttaaatTATTCCACCTTATGCGTTTACGTTACTCACAATAGAATACTTTTTGCGTTTCGGTTATTGTCTCATCTTCTTTAGTTTCGTAAAGAGCGCTTTCACTGCACTTAAATAAGTATTTTCATTTGGCATCAGTTTATTTGTGTGGTATTGTTTTACATATTGTTTTATCAAAGTATTTATTAATCAGTTTTTTTTGTGCTGTGTTTTTTGTATCCACTCTTTCCATTTGTTTGAACCTAAGGCTTCCCCTCGTTCCACTTCTTATTTCCCCTCTGGTCGATAGTGGATTAGTATTTCACAGAGTGGCATGGTAATTGCAAAGCACATAGGGAGTTTTTGTTTGAGTTGGGTCATTCTAGACTTGGCCGGTTGAGGGACAATagttgttttatcttttgacTGAGAAATAAGTACTTTTAGTGGATCCCCAGCTAGTTTTCATTTAGTGTATGTGTTGCTGCTTTTCAGTATATGAAACGTCCGGACATTTTGTGTGAGTCCCTTAATTGCAGCCGAATTTGAGTCAACCCGGTTGTTGCGGCAACCGTTATCTCTACAATCTGGCAATAGTTGACAAACttattttgtcacaaaaataaacaaaagtgtGAAGATGCAAGagaatttttaagttaattacaattaaaaatgtgtTGTATCAAGTTCAGTttagtgaaaaataaacatttatctGTGCAGGTTTGGATAACGTCGAAATGCTCCAAAATCACGAAAATGAGGACATATACAAACTTGCTTATGAAATTATTGATCAATTTTTCTCTGGGGACGTAAGTAAACATATCAGAAATTTCGTTGGCAATGATTGTGATACTTAAACGATTGTTTTTTCTGCAGCCGGATGGTGACTTAGCTCCTGAAGAAGGAGCCATGGGATACCAGTTTGACCCTAGCATTACACTTCCACCAGACGGccagtttaaattttaaatttacttgGTAAAAACTGTGGATCCCTGCTGAGAGCGACCTTGCAGGGCATACCTGCCTACAATTGTGTGCCTGTTTCTATCAACCTTTGCAGATGACTGTGTGACTGCGTGCAACTGCTACACAGTGAGAGGATGTGTGTGTGTTTGATGATGATGCTTGTCTGAAGAAACTGCTCATATCGTTTTGGATGTATCTGGAAACCTGAAAGTGTACCTGAACgtcaaaaacaataaacattaaaccCCCGGCAACGTTGTTCTAAAATTGTTTCATGTCGAATATTCTGTAGTAGTATCCTTGTTGATATCTATttcaatttgctttgtttggcactaataacatttaaaataaacaagaaagTTTAATATAACTCGCAAATTGGTGCATTGATGGTATGGCATGTACAGCACAAAATTACAACCCCCATCAGAAAATGGTATGCATGAATGACCATGTTTTTATGTATGATCATGGTATTGGTGTTTAATGCATTCACAAACTATTGGCGTTTTATTTGCTTGCGCGCCATCTTGTATATAAAGGTATATAGTTCTTGACTAATGTATTGTACTCTTTCTCTGGCTTTTCTGTTCCTGTACAGGCCTTTCTAAAACTACAGGGGCATTGCACGACACAGTGACGATTATTTCTTTACTATTACTACGTTTTTTATCTGTATTGAGTGGTAAACTGTTTGCCATGATTCATAAGTAATTTATTACGCATGCAGCATTGGAAAGCGTGCCCATCAATAAAGCAGCTGTATTAGAAATTACACTTTGGTGTTCAAAACCTCAtcgcaaataataaaatggaATTTCCTTCTTGAATCAGTTTTGCCTTTTGCTGCAAGATGTATGAACCATTGGATTTAATACAGATCACAATGGAAAAActgttgttgaaaatatattgttgCTAGAAGACAGCGACCTTTTGattaaataagttaaatataAAGCACGCTTGATTGCAGTGCGACATTTCAAGTGATTATCAATTTCAGTTTTCAATTACTTTCGTAACCAACGTGAACTTATAGAGCTTCGCGTGCAAGTAAACGCGGTATGAAAACATTCCGTTGTACTGTTGTTATAACAGGACTCgatcaaagtttttttattttgttgatgtCATCGTGCACCCcataacaattttgaaattgtaTTATGAATTTTTCCACAAATACTGTGGGCAGCGAAAATATTGTGTTAACCTGGAGACTGATCAAACGAGAAAACGCGACAAAGCCCTGAGGGCTTAAAAAACGTGCAAGAAGTAAGTTACAGTGGTTCCACAACAATGGAAGGTCAGTACGGCCGCTAAACCCAAACACCAACAATATTGCCAATGTAAAAACTTGAATTAATATGCACACAAGGAAACGTTAAGGTCATGTTGCATTATGTGCATAAGGatggttaaaataaaatcccaCCAAAAGAGACACCATCCCTGGGACTGGGGTCCCGTTTCTGTGGCGATGAGGACGTTCTCAGATGCACGTATACATACCATACAAATACGTAagagaaacaaaatataacatgCCTCTACGTTCCCGTGAACGGCTTGAATGCAAGGATAAATGTAGATACGGTGTCCGTAGCATATATTCAGTACGTTTAAGATCAAAACTGGTGTGAAGTACTATATATGTTACAATAATATAACACTTTAATGTAGATTACGTAAAGCTTGTTAGTACAATGCTATAGTTGATTATACCAACAGAAAGTAATGCTTATTTGGAAGATGATGATAAAATGATAAACTGAAGAAATTTAACGTATGGAACCGGATGATGATGTGGACGTTGGTTGCTGTAGAAGTACCGGTAACAGGTATGTCACCTTTTGTGCATGTTTGGTAGTTGCCCGTTTTTTTGATGGACTTCCCCGCTATATTTTTTCCGCTTGCAtctgacaaaataaaacaaaatccaaagtttcaaacaattaATGATAAACGTTGAAAAATGGATAATATGTTATTTAACAAAATAGTGCTTCGGAACACTTGTCACATACGTAGGCTATTACTCAAGAATTATGTTTTATGTATGTCTCTAAATAATGTGCAAATTTGTTCTGattgttatttcttttaataatTCTGGAAGTGAATACCAAAATTTAACCCcagaaatttttatcaattgtTAAGTAGCGCTTAGACTGCAATAAGGCAAGAAAAGATTGCTTTTACTTCTAGTTTAGTGTAGTGTAGTGTAGGGGAAGGTGGTCTAAAGCGGACCAACGGGGTAAAGTGGCACACCcctcttattttcttaataaagttttttaaccgCGCGGATACCACTAAGTTTAGTGAAGCATGACATAACGTGGTTGCAGACGCCATTATTCGAGGTTACGTGGAAAAGAAGGCAAGAAAAGGCACGGAATTCTTTTTTTGTACTCTCTGATctattgaaaggtatgtcttgtaacttagattttattttacatgcatAAGGTAGAAGTTTGGTTGAATAGTAGAAAGGAGTTTTACTGTATCACGTACGCATTACATAGGTTCATTCCGCTTACTGACTAGCCAAAATTTTGCCAACAGTCAAAATAATAGTAACCAAGgggtggggtaaagtggaccagtGGTTGCTCCATCGGATGTTACTGATATTCCTATTGATCCTGTTCCAACCAACACCGAATCTTACTCCGTTAATGTTAGTTCAACTAGCATTGACTTGTGTGATGGCAGAAATATTGGCTTAGATGCGGCTGGTCTTCCCGAGATGCCTGAATCGTTACCTGCACAGCCAATAGATGTAGCCCAACCGTCCTCTCCTGAAGATGCAAATTCCAGTTTCACAATTATAAGTCCTGTTGAAGTGCTTCCTATGCCGAAAGCAGCTCACACTCGCCAAAAGAGGAAGTCTAAGagaggtgcaactgctattttaaccagttcaccatacaagaagcagttggctgcaacgaatcgtagccaatccgcggtatctggcaacagcagtaaaacaagttcatcgaaaaagcgttctatgaagaaagctaaggtttccaggtcatcaatgcagcagaaggacacagtcgatttaagtgataacaacgtagatgcagaatgcttttactgcaacgaattgtattccaaatcatccgagaatgatgggtggatccagtgctccaaatgtatgcgatgggcgcatgaagcctgctctgggtgtaatgaagaggatgacaactttatttgtgaattatgtttttaaaaattgatggtgaactgcgattactttcataactacttcgcttatgatgacaatttttaaataaattgattgtgatgtggaacaaattgccttgtttactcaaaacttacggtggtccactttaccccacacatgtggggtaaagtggactattggaggtgcttttaaatcaaaaaaattttatgtaagaaagcaagcaatcaataaaagggcacttcaaaaattatcgaaataccttagagttaactctcaaaacaaacaagtcaaatgttttggtgaaatcagtgaattgtaacgattaagccttaggtggtccgctttaccccaccctcccctaGTAGTAGTGTATTTACATGTAGTTTAAAAACGAATTAAATCAAACACATCCGGCAAAAGTTTATTTAGGTATTTATGCATGAATACGTTCGTTTCAAAGAAGATTAGCTCATTAACTTCCCAAATAACAAGCTCATTAATTGGCTCAGTGTTGTAACGACTGGATTCATTGATTTGACTCAAGTCACATTTTTTATGACTTTGTGGCGTATGTGATTGGTTTAACAAAGAAACCAATATGTGCTTCGAAGTATCTAACAAGCGAACTATCTGAAACCAATTAATCAATTGAAAAATGCAAAGGCGTATTCTTTTTAGTGAACACTTTGGCACTTCGAACCCTTGGCCactaaataattataatcaagcaataaaataaaacaacttgcATGTATTATAATTATACAACGCGTATAACATTGACACAAATGGataagcaaaaatgtttatctGGTAAGCGGTAAGTCAGGAACACTAAGACAGCAGCAGTTGAACATCGAATCACGGTTGAAGAGTTCTCTCCTTACCCACAGCTAAATTCGACTGTTTGAGCGCTCTGCTTCTGTCTGCAGCGCAACGTCACATTCTTATGATTTCAAAATTGGTTGCAGTGTGGTGTTTTGATCGTGGCCCAACGCCAACCGCGACAACTTGACCACTGTGACTCGAGTTAGGTGACGACAGCGAAAATATAACTTTTGTCAATGATGGAAACAAGTCTTAGTGGTGGTGACACAAGTTACGTCAAGTCGTTAACAGTGCACGGCCCAGTCGAGTCAGTAACGTTTATCAAATCCAAGTCTTGACACGTACCAAGTCAATATTaacgatttattttttgttttagaaataaacaactttttgaaTACTCGAAACGTAAATATCAGCATAAAATCTGACTTTATCCATTGTTGACGCTTTTGCACATTCAATAGAATGTATTGCATAGtgatttttgaataaacaGATACCAAAACCGATTCTGTAacgatttgaaataatttgtgtTGTGACTCGAATCAAGTCATTCGAAATTTCCTCATTAACACGAGTCAAGTCTTTCCATCCCTGTTTTAGGTAATAAAAACGACTGTTTTCTAATGAATCACACTTTTCTGAAAGAAAATATCAACCAGACTAAATTTGAAACAGCTGTGACGTTATGGTAATCAATTTAACACGAGTAGCGTGACATCAGAATTTCTTTTAAGTTAAGAGCATTAACCTGACTTGACTCTATCCACAGATCAAATTGACTGGGGTATTAAGTTCACTGACTCGAGTCGGAAAAAATGAGTTGATTACAACCCTGGTTTATAGTTATACGATCCACGGATTCCTACTCTACGAGACAGTGTCCTGCAGGAAAGTAGTTATACAACATCTTATTTTCGAAGACGACTTTCGTATCAGCTACGTGTGGCAGTAGCACTAATAGTATATTTAAATCGCAAATGACGCGACTAATAACAAAGTAATGTACGATAATAATCCCGAAGGCTCAAAGCAAAGCACAATGAAAGGTTATATACAACATGGAATCTTATAacataattacaaaatatatatatatacatgatGCATATTCTATTGTTAGGAATTTCATTTCACATTCCAAATCAAATATTTGTAGTAGTCATAATACAATAAGATATCCATACACGGTACAGAATAAAATCAGGCCCGCATTCTTCTTCAGTAAAAAGTGCGTAAGTGTCAGTGCTTTTTTATTGTGACAGATCATATTAACTCGACGTAGTTAGCAGGAAAGAGTCCATAACTCCCATCAGATGTCTGCCCTTTCCACCATCCAGGATCTATTTGTTCTATGTTGTAGATAATATCTCCCGGATCAAAAGATATCTCCCCTTCGTCCTCTGCAAAAGAGTTTGCATGCGCTCATGCTCACACTAAGCATCATGAAAAAGCATAATACAACCTACTGAAACCTAATTGATTAATCCACGTTATCATTGTAGTAGTGGCTGctttaaataagtaaaatttattgagcaaattttttattaattgtaCCTGCTTGGTAGTCATACAAAGCTCTGGCATTCAAACCCTGCTGAGATTGGTCTTCATTTGCTGTGTCATAAACGCCTGTTACGCAAAatgtatgaaaaaaaaaaaatttcaaaaaaacaaacaaaagaaataaaaatgcaacaacaaaaccaaaatgcCTAGCTAGGGTGCAGGTTCAATTATATAGATTCAAgagaaacaattttcaacatGACGTCTTGcataaattgttaaaataatatcTTACTTTCTTGATTAAAGCCAGCCTCCTCATACACTGCTGCGGCATTTGGTTCTTCTGATTGATATGCACCTTCCTGGTATGTTGGTTCTGGTTGGTATTCTGGTTGATATGCTTCCTCTGGCTGGTATACCTGCTCTGGTTGGTGGTATTCAGGTTCAGGCTGATAGTCTTGCTGTGCACTGTAGTTTGGTTCTGGTGGTGCTTGGTATTCTTGTTGTGGCGGTGGTGCTTGGTATTCTTGTTGTGGTGGTGGTGCTTGGTATTCTTGTTGTGGTGGTGCTTGGTATTCTTGTTGTGGTTCGGGCTGCTCAGGTGGAGTTTGGTATTCTGGTTGTGGTGGTTCAGGCTCTTGCTCAGGTGGAGGTTGGACATGTCGCACAGGTTTAGATGCGACAGGAGGAAATGATTCCTGCTTCTCACTTACACTGGATGTTCTTGAACTACTGGAGCTGTACTTACTAAAGATGAAGTGAAAGACGTTATAAATTTGTCAGTCCATTAAAAGACAGTGGAACCATGATGACGCAGCCACCTTTGGGACTGACAAAAAGTGGACCTATTATTGAGGTGGGTTCCatgccaaaaatttttttcaaaagcaaagtTTGTAAATAGTTTGCCGATGCAATTTTTTACTATTAAGATCATCCCTATTTTCTAAGTTAGCAGATTATCCCTGGTACCAGGGACAACATTAAACACCTTATTTCTGGCTCAAATTTTCATGTCTGAGCTTCTATTTTTTTGCCAGCACGCAGAAATAACCAAATGATTAGTGGTGTTAGAGAGTTGATTAACACGGTAATCCAAGATTTGGGACTGAAAAACAAGTGTTCATGATTCGCAAACCAAGGTAGTCTCTTTACTAAGATGATAGCTGCATGTAAAAAAGTCGAATAATTTGGCACTGAGAAACTGTTCGCATAGCTGAGGTTCCACTgtgattaaaaataattaatcagtgcAAAGCATGTGACGTGATGTTAAATTAGTAGTAAGCCTAATAAGTATATTTAGCAAAGTAGTTTGCATGGTTGCTAACCGAACTGGTGGAGGTGCATTCGCTTCTTTCTCCCTCTGTTCCCACATTGCTCTTGGATTGTTTGATCGCTTTGTTATCATTTGCTCTGCTTCCTAaccaagaaataaaacatttctgtcaaggttaaacacaaagtttccAAATCCCATCAGATTACAATAACCATATTCTGACAGGCAAAACAGCATCAATGAGTATGAATGTGATTTTGAATGGTTTCTTGAGCTTAGACATCATTAACCGAGGTTGGATATGCTAAtagatatttttaatttattggacAATTAAAAATGTGAAGTTTATTGTCTAACGTGTGTTCGTAACTGTCATGTTACCAATTAAAAAGGATGAATTATTCAGTCTAttgcagtggttctcaacttgtggtacgcgtaccactagcggtacgcgtaccactagcggtacgcgagagcgttttaagtggtaccgcgtaccgctgaacatgattttcgatgtgctgtgagtaatgtgttgccccggatagacaagcttgtgcagaagaaacagttgcatctatcaaattaaattgtgttctCTTGCcattcattggtgttatggtatagtaaaaacggtaataactaataaataccggtacatttgagtaaaataagtcattcaggagccaggtggtacgcagtgtagtaaaaaaaacgaatgagtggtacgcgattgcaaaaagtttgagaaacactggtcTATTGTGTCACAATAATCGGTTGGCACTTCGATTAATGTGATTTGTCCACAATTATGAcgttgtttttatgaaaagcaAATACTGTAGTGGTGGTCGCATAAGCGTTTAGAAGTTGATCAACCAGTAACAGAAAAGTCTACAGTAAACAGGTGGTTCAAAATTGCTGGAAGACAGTGACAAAGATAGCTATGCTATGATGTACAAATCttgaataatattttttctgcAACTCTACAACTTCATTGCAAGGGCAGCCTGGAAAGGAGTAGATATGTAACCAGGTCATGGGCATATGTCTCTATTTGCTGCAATTACAATGTGCAGATTTTTGCTGATTAAACATTTAGATTACATTTACCCTAACAAATTTCTTATGAGGATTTCATATTGACAACTACTTTTCCACACCTCAACATATAGCACTAACTAAGGCAAAGGAAAGGGCCCCTAGAACGTAAACATACAAAATTAAGCTCAGATACATCTCTTATTTTTAATGTACTTTTGTGAACTAGATTAGGCCAATCCGCACAACATACAAAGATTGGGTTGGGAAATGAAATTCAAAACATAACAAGAAATATAccaagacaaaaataaaacaacctGTGCATGTTCAATTGACTGTGTTCTTCTTGCTCTTCTTATATCTTGCAAAGCTGCTTCTTGTTCCCTTTCCTGAGCCTCCTGGAATAACAAAGAAGTGTTGGTATATAGACTGCTAAAGCATGACCCTTCATCACAGAATGGATTAGAAATGAATTCAAAACAAGTCTTCTTCCTCACCCATCGTTTTTTCTCTTCCATCCTGCGAGATGCATTGTCATCAGCAAGCTTTTGAGCTTTCATTTTCTCAGAAATCTCTCTCTCCCTCGCAGCAACGATGTTCTTACGATTCTCCTCTGATCTGCGATAAAACAATACGTTTACTTCAAGTTgacaagttttatttaaaactataactcaaaacaaaaatactttgtttCACGTTCTTTCACTTCAACTGCTTCTTGTCGCCTTTTCTGTGcttctttctttttttcttctgaCCTTCTCGCATCTTCTTCTTGCTACGAAGAAGAGGATAATTTAGTCTTATTTAGTTAAGGGAGATGACTTGCAATTACTTCCATGAGATAATCTTATTATG contains the following coding sequences:
- the LOC143448684 gene encoding drebrin-like protein B isoform X2, which encodes MSVNFFKHKEKLVDAYNDVLNDKSDTDWALFTYEGNNNDIKVQATGDEGLEELEGEFNNGKIMYAFVRIDDPNTNMKKYILIVWQGDGVPATRKGACANHVKDVNRFFKGSHMTLYARNDDDITPEEIMRQVRKSTSNFSFVAPKEDHSASTPGSVYKRTNAEQEIKSSRNEKFWLKVQQEEDARRSEEKKKEAQKRRQEAVEVKERETKSEENRKNIVAAREREISEKMKAQKLADDNASRRMEEKKRWEAQEREQEAALQDIRRARRTQSIEHAQEAEQMITKRSNNPRAMWEQREKEANAPPPVRKYSSSSSRTSSVSEKQESFPPVASKPVRHVQPPPEQEPEPPQPEYQTPPEQPEPQQEYQAPPQQEYQAPPPQQEYQAPPPQQEYQAPPEPNYSAQQDYQPEPEYHQPEQVYQPEEAYQPEYQPEPTYQEGAYQSEEPNAAAVYEEAGFNQESVYDTANEDQSQQGLNARALYDYQAEDEGEISFDPGDIIYNIEQIDPGWWKGQTSDGSYGLFPANYVELI
- the LOC143448684 gene encoding drebrin-like protein isoform X5; this translates as MYAFVRIDDPNTNMKKYILIVWQGDGVPATRKGACANHVKDVNRFFKGSHMTLYARNDDDITPEEIMRQVRKSTSNFSFVAPKEDHSASTPVGSVYKRTNAEQEIKSSRNEKFWLKVQQEEDARRSEEKKKEAQKRRQEAVEVKERETKSEENRKNIVAAREREISEKMKAQKLADDNASRRMEEKKRWEAQEREQEAALQDIRRARRTQSIEHAQEAEQMITKRSNNPRAMWEQREKEANAPPPVRKYSSSSSRTSSVSEKQESFPPVASKPVRHVQPPPEQEPEPPQPEYQTPPEQPEPQQEYQAPPQQEYQAPPPQQEYQAPPPQQEYQAPPEPNYSAQQDYQPEPEYHQPEQVYQPEEAYQPEYQPEPTYQEGAYQSEEPNAAAVYEEAGFNQESVYDTANEDQSQQGLNARALYDYQAEDEGEISFDPGDIIYNIEQIDPGWWKGQTSDGSYGLFPANYVELI
- the LOC143448684 gene encoding drebrin-like protein B isoform X1; the encoded protein is MSVNFFKHKEKLVDAYNDVLNDKSDTDWALFTYEGNNNDIKVQATGDEGLEELEGEFNNGKIMYAFVRIDDPNTNMKKYILIVWQGDGVPATRKGACANHVKDVNRFFKGSHMTLYARNDDDITPEEIMRQVRKSTSNFSFVAPKEDHSASTPVGSVYKRTNAEQEIKSSRNEKFWLKVQQEEDARRSEEKKKEAQKRRQEAVEVKERETKSEENRKNIVAAREREISEKMKAQKLADDNASRRMEEKKRWEAQEREQEAALQDIRRARRTQSIEHAQEAEQMITKRSNNPRAMWEQREKEANAPPPVRKYSSSSSRTSSVSEKQESFPPVASKPVRHVQPPPEQEPEPPQPEYQTPPEQPEPQQEYQAPPQQEYQAPPPQQEYQAPPPQQEYQAPPEPNYSAQQDYQPEPEYHQPEQVYQPEEAYQPEYQPEPTYQEGAYQSEEPNAAAVYEEAGFNQESVYDTANEDQSQQGLNARALYDYQAEDEGEISFDPGDIIYNIEQIDPGWWKGQTSDGSYGLFPANYVELI
- the LOC143448684 gene encoding drebrin-like protein B isoform X4, whose amino-acid sequence is MSVNFFKHKEKLVDAYNDVLNDKSDTDWALFTYEGNNNDIKVQATGDEGLEELEGEFNNGKIMYAFVRIDDPNTNMKKYILIVWQGDGVPATRKGACANHVKDVNRFFKGSHMTLYARNDDDITPEEIMRQVRKSTSNFSFVAPKEDHSASTPQEEDARRSEEKKKEAQKRRQEAVEVKERETKSEENRKNIVAAREREISEKMKAQKLADDNASRRMEEKKRWEAQEREQEAALQDIRRARRTQSIEHAQEAEQMITKRSNNPRAMWEQREKEANAPPPVRKYSSSSSRTSSVSEKQESFPPVASKPVRHVQPPPEQEPEPPQPEYQTPPEQPEPQQEYQAPPQQEYQAPPPQQEYQAPPPQQEYQAPPEPNYSAQQDYQPEPEYHQPEQVYQPEEAYQPEYQPEPTYQEGAYQSEEPNAAAVYEEAGFNQESVYDTANEDQSQQGLNARALYDYQAEDEGEISFDPGDIIYNIEQIDPGWWKGQTSDGSYGLFPANYVELI
- the LOC143448684 gene encoding drebrin-like protein B isoform X3 yields the protein MSVNFFKHKEKLVDAYNDVLNDKSDTDWALFTYEGNNNDIKVQATGDEGLEELEGEFNNGKIMYAFVRIDDPNTNMKKYILIVWQGDGVPATRKGACANHVKDVNRFFKGSHMTLYARNDDDITPEEIMRQVRKSTSNFSFVAPKEDHSASTPVQEEDARRSEEKKKEAQKRRQEAVEVKERETKSEENRKNIVAAREREISEKMKAQKLADDNASRRMEEKKRWEAQEREQEAALQDIRRARRTQSIEHAQEAEQMITKRSNNPRAMWEQREKEANAPPPVRKYSSSSSRTSSVSEKQESFPPVASKPVRHVQPPPEQEPEPPQPEYQTPPEQPEPQQEYQAPPQQEYQAPPPQQEYQAPPPQQEYQAPPEPNYSAQQDYQPEPEYHQPEQVYQPEEAYQPEYQPEPTYQEGAYQSEEPNAAAVYEEAGFNQESVYDTANEDQSQQGLNARALYDYQAEDEGEISFDPGDIIYNIEQIDPGWWKGQTSDGSYGLFPANYVELI